One Chryseobacterium indoltheticum DNA segment encodes these proteins:
- a CDS encoding hybrid sensor histidine kinase/response regulator transcription factor has translation MIKFLLSISLYLFGLQLFFSQNIRHLSVDDGLPQSFVSALEQDEEGFVWIGTRNGLSRYDGQNFKTFQHHFNTNNSLASNTIDYLRKGRQNGLWIKYETAGIDYFDTSSGKITHIINTAFLEKNNIDIHRKSWLVTQDGYLWFKTIKNELFSFDIQKKILSRRNLNFNSDEIIYNILEDKNKNIWVLTQKNLKFFDKKKNSFTDIHIPYKMFTNKLYQNNIEAVLFHQSKNGELMWADKDRFYFFDPVKKTFKNEKLPFSSIYTIKLLSTDIHGKEYFVADNAIYRYDKALGFRKIAAVNLEQNRPPQAFLVDNSGLLWIGGDAEGIYTVDPKLNFRSFSFEKDFATDLLKNYYGVSLNDFFNWPEVNGILPASYFLRSATTPNKNWIALNRIVSYYDHLQKKIFRLPELPKIKSEPFAPIKGISLYDESPIVIDELNNIYLFQQSRWKFLFSLKNFNANIKTANIYFDFKTKILWVITESHGILKVNLETQKIYHIKNNTKSLPVNHLISLVPDQKNDDILWIGSNDGLIQYSKKNNKGKIFSGKDGFPDNVIYSILPDKSGNLWMGTNKGLLKFDPTTYKVRTFTRSHGLENIEFNRFHQLMLPNGKMAFGGAKSGVVFSPEDIKSDHFSPPTVITQIALNNENIDLVERNLKPLNQIEELSVDYFENTVSINFAALQYDDSKQIWYRYRLKGYQDEWIFAGNNAEAVFTKLPPGNYIFQVNATNTTGNWSNLIKSLTIKVTPPWWKTWWAITLYVILLIGGIFWLIRFKINQEIIKNSIKLKQKEAHELRRLDKIKTKFFANIAHEFRTPLSLIVGPAEQLKSVESQHEKEILFGTIKKNTNSLIQLTDQLIDVAKLEAGVLKPHFVWGDVVPVISNIVNAFLETAFEKGIALSLESPDKAEFLFSINTLDRILYNLISNSIKFCENGDTITVKVDKEINGLSIQVIDSGAGIPEDEQTEIFERYFKGSNQDQLQGNGLGLSLVKELVDLHHGTINMTSSTQNPSGTTFSVWLPFEAQKDHLAEKAEHQENSEEKATILIVEDHEELAQFIAGNLAGSYHVLTAENGKKALEITLEKMPNLIVSDVAMSEMDGFEFCKALKSDVTINHIPIIMLTAKADAESRLEGLSYGANDYVVKPFSVEELKLRIENLLNLQNRQYENFHKQLLQPETNIAESETKQPDSTNNLHKEFLNRIYEIIAENLDNSDFSVDELASELSMSRTSLHRKVKMMFNIPTGEIIKIYRLKRAAELLKQNYSISEVAYMTGFNSPSYFTKCFKEYFGKTPNTYH, from the coding sequence ATGATTAAATTTTTACTCTCTATATCTTTATATCTTTTCGGTCTACAACTATTTTTTTCTCAAAATATAAGACATTTGTCGGTAGATGATGGTCTTCCGCAATCTTTTGTTTCTGCTTTGGAACAAGATGAGGAAGGCTTTGTATGGATTGGAACCCGGAACGGACTTTCCCGATATGACGGACAAAATTTTAAAACTTTTCAACATCATTTTAATACCAATAATTCTCTGGCTTCAAATACCATAGATTATTTAAGAAAAGGCAGACAAAATGGTCTTTGGATAAAGTACGAAACTGCAGGAATCGATTACTTTGATACAAGTTCGGGTAAAATAACACATATTATCAATACAGCATTTTTAGAAAAAAATAACATTGATATTCATCGGAAATCATGGTTGGTAACACAAGACGGTTATCTGTGGTTTAAAACCATAAAAAATGAACTCTTCAGTTTTGATATTCAAAAGAAAATTCTGAGCCGCAGAAATCTGAATTTTAATTCTGACGAGATTATTTACAACATTCTCGAAGACAAAAACAAAAATATTTGGGTATTAACACAGAAAAACCTAAAGTTTTTTGACAAAAAAAAGAACAGCTTTACAGACATTCATATTCCTTATAAGATGTTTACAAATAAGCTGTATCAGAATAATATCGAGGCAGTACTATTTCATCAGTCAAAAAATGGAGAATTGATGTGGGCAGATAAAGACAGGTTTTACTTTTTTGATCCTGTGAAAAAAACATTTAAAAACGAAAAGCTGCCATTTTCTTCTATTTATACTATTAAATTGTTGAGTACAGATATTCATGGTAAAGAATATTTTGTTGCAGACAATGCTATTTATCGCTACGATAAGGCTTTAGGTTTTAGGAAAATTGCGGCTGTCAACTTAGAACAAAACAGACCGCCGCAAGCTTTTCTTGTAGATAATTCCGGGTTGCTGTGGATTGGTGGTGATGCCGAAGGAATTTATACAGTAGATCCAAAACTCAATTTTCGGTCCTTTTCTTTTGAAAAAGATTTTGCGACAGATCTGTTGAAAAACTATTATGGCGTTTCCCTTAATGATTTTTTTAATTGGCCAGAGGTGAACGGTATTTTACCGGCTTCCTATTTTCTAAGATCTGCGACAACTCCAAATAAAAACTGGATCGCGCTAAACCGTATTGTTTCTTACTATGATCATCTACAGAAGAAAATTTTCCGTTTACCCGAATTACCAAAGATAAAAAGCGAACCTTTTGCTCCGATAAAAGGAATAAGTCTGTACGATGAATCTCCGATTGTGATTGATGAGCTGAACAATATTTATCTATTTCAGCAGTCAAGATGGAAATTTTTATTTTCTTTAAAGAATTTTAATGCTAATATAAAAACGGCAAATATTTATTTTGACTTTAAAACTAAAATACTTTGGGTTATAACGGAATCTCACGGGATATTGAAAGTGAATCTTGAAACCCAAAAAATCTATCATATTAAAAACAACACAAAAAGTCTTCCCGTTAATCATTTAATTTCTCTCGTTCCTGATCAGAAAAATGATGATATTTTGTGGATTGGAAGTAATGATGGACTAATACAGTACAGTAAAAAAAACAATAAGGGTAAAATCTTTTCAGGAAAAGATGGTTTTCCGGATAATGTTATCTATTCGATTCTTCCGGATAAATCTGGAAACCTTTGGATGGGAACCAATAAAGGTCTTTTGAAATTTGATCCTACAACATATAAAGTAAGAACTTTTACACGTTCTCACGGTTTGGAAAATATTGAGTTCAACAGGTTTCATCAATTAATGCTTCCCAACGGAAAAATGGCATTTGGCGGTGCAAAAAGCGGAGTGGTTTTCAGTCCGGAAGATATTAAAAGTGATCATTTTTCACCTCCGACTGTTATTACCCAAATTGCTCTCAATAATGAGAATATCGATCTTGTTGAAAGAAACCTGAAACCTTTAAATCAAATTGAAGAACTTTCTGTAGATTATTTTGAGAATACGGTTTCTATAAATTTTGCAGCACTTCAGTATGATGACTCAAAACAAATTTGGTATCGTTATCGGTTGAAAGGGTATCAGGATGAATGGATTTTTGCAGGAAACAATGCAGAAGCCGTTTTTACAAAACTTCCTCCCGGAAATTATATTTTTCAGGTCAATGCAACCAACACAACCGGAAACTGGAGTAACCTCATCAAATCTTTGACCATAAAAGTGACGCCGCCTTGGTGGAAAACTTGGTGGGCAATAACATTGTATGTGATACTATTGATTGGAGGAATTTTTTGGCTGATAAGATTCAAAATCAATCAGGAAATTATTAAAAACTCAATAAAGCTAAAGCAGAAAGAAGCGCACGAGTTGCGTAGGCTAGATAAAATAAAAACGAAATTTTTCGCCAATATTGCTCACGAATTCCGAACTCCGCTGTCTCTTATCGTGGGTCCGGCAGAACAGTTGAAATCTGTAGAATCTCAGCACGAGAAAGAAATATTATTTGGAACGATAAAGAAAAATACAAACAGCCTTATACAGCTTACAGATCAGTTGATTGACGTTGCAAAGCTTGAAGCAGGCGTTTTGAAACCTCATTTTGTCTGGGGAGATGTAGTTCCTGTTATTTCTAATATTGTAAATGCCTTTTTGGAAACGGCTTTCGAAAAAGGAATTGCGCTCAGTTTAGAATCTCCGGATAAAGCCGAATTTTTGTTTTCAATCAACACTTTAGACCGAATTTTATATAATTTGATTTCGAATTCTATTAAGTTTTGTGAAAATGGCGATACAATTACGGTGAAAGTAGATAAAGAGATCAATGGTTTATCCATTCAGGTTATTGATTCCGGGGCGGGAATTCCGGAAGATGAACAGACAGAGATTTTTGAAAGATATTTTAAAGGTTCTAATCAGGATCAATTGCAGGGAAATGGTTTGGGGCTTTCGCTTGTGAAAGAATTGGTAGATCTGCATCACGGAACAATTAATATGACAAGTTCTACGCAAAATCCTTCCGGAACTACATTTTCGGTTTGGCTTCCTTTTGAGGCTCAAAAAGATCATTTAGCTGAAAAAGCAGAGCATCAAGAAAATTCAGAAGAAAAAGCGACGATTCTTATTGTGGAAGATCATGAAGAATTGGCGCAGTTTATTGCAGGAAATTTAGCTGGATCGTATCATGTTTTAACTGCAGAAAACGGAAAAAAAGCGTTGGAAATTACTCTGGAAAAAATGCCGAATCTTATTGTAAGTGATGTTGCAATGAGCGAAATGGATGGTTTTGAATTTTGCAAAGCCTTAAAATCTGATGTTACCATCAATCACATTCCTATTATTATGCTCACCGCAAAAGCTGATGCCGAAAGTAGACTTGAAGGTCTTTCTTACGGAGCCAACGATTATGTTGTAAAACCGTTCAGCGTAGAAGAGTTGAAATTGAGAATAGAAAATCTGCTGAATTTACAAAATCGTCAATATGAAAATTTTCACAAACAGCTTTTGCAGCCTGAAACAAATATTGCAGAATCCGAAACAAAGCAACCTGATTCTACAAATAATCTGCACAAAGAATTTCTCAACAGAATTTATGAAATCATAGCCGAAAATTTAGATAATAGCGATTTTAGCGTAGACGAGTTAGCTTCCGAATTATCGATGAGCAGAACGAGCCTTCACCGTAAAGTAAAAATGATGTTTAATATTCCGACAGGAGAAATCATTAAAATTTACAGGCTTAAGAGAGCTGCAGAATTATTAAAGCAAAATTACAGTATTTCTGAAGTTGCTTACATGACAGGATTTAATAGTCCGTCTTATTTTACCAAATGTTTTAAAGAGTATTTTGGTAAAACACCCAATACATACCACTGA